The genomic region GTGGATATTGATAGAACCCAGCTTTCACCTTTTGACCCCCAAGGGTCATTACGCTATGTTCATAGTATCGAAATCAATATTCGACTACTCGATTCGAATATAGGCCCGCTAGAGAACTACCGAGACTCTGCTTACGATGTGAGGAATCGTTTGACACAATCCATATCCAATTACATAAATTGGCTTATGGAAATGAGAATACGACAGATTTCGCGTGCAGGCGGGCTAATCCTCTTGATTGTCCTTCTGGATTTCCTTGCTGTCCGTCACAATTTCAACGAACGAAAAAAGGAAGCACTCCTGTTACAGGCAAGGGGGGCATCCAGACTGGATACAGAAATGGCCATAGTAATGGAGATATCCCTTCTATCGGTTGTCGGAACGGTTATGGGATTGTTTCTCGGAGTTTTGCTGAGCAGATTTGCTCTTTCATCCACCGGGTACCTCCAGTTCGATTTTTCGTTATTCTTCACTGAGCCGTTCCTAATTTCATTGGGATCCTTCTTCCTTTCCCTGATTGTCGGTCTACTCGTGCCACTCTTCACCATAAGCGGGTACTTCGCCGTATACAGGATGGAAGAGCCAGCCCGAGAAGTAGAAGGTAGATTGGAAAAGCTGGTGGAAGGTGCAAAGGCAGTACGGTGGGATGCTATCCTCCTTGGAATATCTACCGTAGCTACTATCGCGTTGTTCTCTCTCGGAGTTGACACCACAGGGAACCTCTATCTTTCAGTTGCGGTGTCAGCTACGCCGTTGGTACTATTCGTGTCATTGTCAAGTTTGGTAATCAAGGGGCTCCGTTGGGGTTCATTGAGAATCTCCGAGGTGTTTGAGGGCATAGTCGGCAAACTGCCCGCATCTATTGGCATTCGGAGAGTGGGGAAGAAGGCATCTTCTGCAGCTCCCATCGTGATTGTTCTGGCTCTTTCCATGAGTCTAGCGTGGAATATGGCTGTTGTTCAGGCATCTTTGCCCATAACGAAGGAAAACCACGCACAATTCGCCTTTGGTGGAGATATCTCTTTCAAGCTGGATAATTACGGAGCTGCAAGCTGGGAGTCCTTCTTTCAAAATGTATCAACTCACCCATCAACTGAACAAACTAGCCTAGTATCAACAGTGGATGTCTATGTATCTGCCGGGTGGGAAGGAAGAGTGAGCTTGACAGCCTTAGACCCAACAACATTCGCTCAAGTGGGCTATGATTACGTGGGAACCAGACTGAATGAGTCGGAGGTTTTCTCTGATTTACTCGAGGATCTTGAAGCCTCTACTCCCGCGGTCATTGTCACTGACTACCTTGCCAACAAGTACGACCTTGACCCGGGAGACATAATTCAGGCGTCCTATACTGAAAACGAAAATGACAGACAGGTCTTTTCCTTTTCGGTTCAGGGCATTGTTGAGGGTTTGTCTGATATGTCAGAGGAGACGACTGATAGGAGTGGACCGTACATGCACTCATTCAGCAAACGGGTGATGTGGATTAACAGGGATGTAATCGCTCCCGACATCAATTTCACAGTCTCTGGAGAGAATGTCCTGTGCGTCGCTACTAAAGATGGTACCAATGAAACGCAAATGGCACAAGAACTGCTTGAGCAGGGAGCAGAAAGAGCACTCTTGGAAGGGGATTTTGCCGAGAGCGGATGGGTCGCTGTTTCACATGAAGTGGCAAGGTATCTCAACCAAGCAGACTACGTACTGGACAGGGGGGCTGATGCTGTATCAATAGTGGGCACATCATTCATCATAGTTGGAGTGTTTATTCTCTATGTTATCGAAGATACACGGTCTTGGAAGCGAGAGGTAGCGCTGCTTCGATCCTTTGGAGGTGGTACAACAGATATTGTAAAGACCCAGGCTGCTGAACTCCTGTTGCTGGTTCTGGCCGGGACGGGTTTGATTATTGTATACTCTCCTATCTTGACCGCCAACAGCTTCTTGCTTCTAAGGAAAACTCGTTTGACATTCCCGATTCGCCTCTTTGTTGTGATTCCGTGGCCTGCCCTTCTGTCAATTCTTGGCTTCTTCATTGGCTGTATACTTGGTATAGTTACGATAATTGCGGCGGTAAACACGAGAGTCAACCTGTCTGAAGCTTTGAATGCTGACTGGGCTGAAGCTGGACCCTACAGAGGTGAACGCTGAATGTTCGTGTTGACCAAACTTGCATCCCGAAAGCGTCGAGTTCTGGCGACCTTACTCATTTTTGCCTTGTCAGCGGGAGTACTAGGTGGGGTGCTCTTCTACATCGACAGCATCGGCCCTTCGGTCCAACAGGACATGCTGGATGACGTGGCGGTTGATGCACAGGTTTCACTATCCACTAG from Candidatus Lokiarchaeota archaeon harbors:
- a CDS encoding FtsX-like permease family protein; this translates as MKFIGIVPECRIIGGRFCLSAHATYDTGVGWKRKGLTLLCLLLAAGLAMGLTTYVDSYSVHEWSRAVDIGPISMRVDGPDIEERIDELQDIEGVQRLGLVRFISGRLGGVVENEYTHENLAAPSSHFLAIFPTIFQIKEGYYPENEDEIAILWRKAHEIGVTIGDWVNYTTGSGEVLGTLKITGIFQLETRADIAFYASWFNIHRTIGIICSTLIAEDAGSTSVYVDIDRTQLSPFDPQGSLRYVHSIEINIRLLDSNIGPLENYRDSAYDVRNRLTQSISNYINWLMEMRIRQISRAGGLILLIVLLDFLAVRHNFNERKKEALLLQARGASRLDTEMAIVMEISLLSVVGTVMGLFLGVLLSRFALSSTGYLQFDFSLFFTEPFLISLGSFFLSLIVGLLVPLFTISGYFAVYRMEEPAREVEGRLEKLVEGAKAVRWDAILLGISTVATIALFSLGVDTTGNLYLSVAVSATPLVLFVSLSSLVIKGLRWGSLRISEVFEGIVGKLPASIGIRRVGKKASSAAPIVIVLALSMSLAWNMAVVQASLPITKENHAQFAFGGDISFKLDNYGAASWESFFQNVSTHPSTEQTSLVSTVDVYVSAGWEGRVSLTALDPTTFAQVGYDYVGTRLNESEVFSDLLEDLEASTPAVIVTDYLANKYDLDPGDIIQASYTENENDRQVFSFSVQGIVEGLSDMSEETTDRSGPYMHSFSKRVMWINRDVIAPDINFTVSGENVLCVATKDGTNETQMAQELLEQGAERALLEGDFAESGWVAVSHEVARYLNQADYVLDRGADAVSIVGTSFIIVGVFILYVIEDTRSWKREVALLRSFGGGTTDIVKTQAAELLLLVLAGTGLIIVYSPILTANSFLLLRKTRLTFPIRLFVVIPWPALLSILGFFIGCILGIVTIIAAVNTRVNLSEALNADWAEAGPYRGER